From Methanocalculus natronophilus, one genomic window encodes:
- a CDS encoding 2,3-bisphosphoglycerate-independent phosphoglycerate mutase codes for MTAQKILFLVLDGISDRPCDALGGLTPLQAASTPVLDQLAKEGVCGIMDTIAPGIRPGSDTAHLSLLGYPPEKYYTGRGPLEAEGCFINMEAGMIGFRANFATLDENGSIIDRRAGRIPSTAPLCEAVREGVDLSAYNLEFFFEPGAGHRAALAFKGEGLGAHVTSNDPKHEFLPPLPVRPMTEAGSDHRTAEAANEFIRQSQEILSDHPLNKKRENEGLMPANIVLIRGAGIMGRFEPFSEKWKMTGSVISAAALISGIGSVAGLERIAVPGITGSADSNLDAKMAAAERELERKDFVLVNIKGADEFGHDGKAGEKRDFIEVIDRALAPLTRRSDIIIAICSDHTTPCCAKDHTGDPVPLLIRGPGVRTDLVSSFDEISCATGGINRIRGQDLMPILVDLINRSDKYGA; via the coding sequence ATGACTGCGCAGAAGATACTGTTCCTGGTGCTTGACGGGATTTCTGATCGCCCCTGCGACGCACTTGGCGGCCTGACCCCTCTTCAGGCAGCGTCGACCCCGGTTCTCGATCAACTGGCAAAAGAGGGTGTCTGCGGAATCATGGATACTATTGCTCCCGGTATCAGGCCGGGATCAGATACTGCACACCTGAGTCTGCTGGGATACCCTCCCGAGAAATACTATACAGGCAGGGGTCCGCTTGAGGCGGAAGGGTGCTTTATCAATATGGAAGCAGGGATGATCGGCTTTCGAGCAAACTTTGCAACGCTTGATGAAAACGGATCAATCATCGACAGGCGTGCAGGCCGTATTCCATCGACCGCACCACTCTGTGAAGCCGTGCGCGAGGGTGTTGATCTCTCTGCATATAATCTCGAATTCTTCTTTGAACCAGGTGCCGGCCATCGTGCCGCTCTCGCATTTAAAGGGGAAGGGCTTGGAGCGCATGTCACCTCAAATGATCCGAAACACGAATTTCTCCCGCCGCTCCCGGTCAGGCCAATGACCGAGGCCGGATCGGATCACAGGACCGCTGAAGCAGCAAATGAGTTTATAAGGCAGTCACAGGAGATCCTCAGTGATCATCCGCTGAATAAAAAGAGGGAAAATGAAGGTCTCATGCCGGCAAATATTGTCCTGATCCGGGGAGCCGGGATCATGGGGAGGTTTGAACCATTCTCTGAGAAATGGAAGATGACGGGTAGCGTCATCTCTGCTGCCGCCCTCATCTCGGGGATCGGATCTGTTGCTGGCCTTGAGCGGATCGCGGTGCCCGGGATAACCGGATCCGCAGATTCCAATCTGGATGCAAAAATGGCTGCTGCCGAACGCGAACTCGAAAGAAAGGATTTTGTCCTGGTTAATATCAAGGGTGCGGATGAATTTGGCCATGATGGAAAAGCCGGGGAGAAACGGGACTTTATTGAGGTGATTGACCGTGCCCTTGCTCCACTCACCAGGAGGTCTGATATCATCATCGCGATCTGCAGCGACCATACAACCCCCTGTTGCGCAAAAGATCATACCGGGGATCCGGTGCCGCTTTTGATCCGGGGTCCCGGGGTCCGAACTGACCTGGTCTCTTCCTTTGATGAGATCTCCTGTGCAACAGGCGGCATCAACAGGATCCGGGGACAGGATCTTATGCCGATCCTCGTTGATCTTATCAACCGTTCAGATAAATACGGTGCCTGA
- a CDS encoding 30S ribosomal protein S3ae produces the protein MAKKKQIGRRVEGWKAKSWYKVYTPETYGKVYIGDIVSADPDNLIGRVMAVSLGEIIQDYSKQYIKMRFRINNVAGDAAYTEFIGHEVTRDYLRSHVKRRTSRIDATVTKKVQGGRELQVTITCFTLNRAKLSHVHAIRAKMLDVVDRLAKEMDYETFAKAAVNGDISREIFKESRTIFPIRRIDVIKSEAVSTAAQKAAAIAA, from the coding sequence ATGGCAAAAAAGAAGCAAATTGGACGAAGGGTCGAAGGGTGGAAGGCGAAGAGCTGGTACAAAGTTTACACCCCTGAGACCTATGGTAAAGTGTATATTGGCGACATCGTCTCGGCAGATCCTGATAACCTGATCGGCCGGGTGATGGCGGTCTCACTTGGTGAGATCATCCAGGACTACTCAAAACAGTACATCAAGATGCGTTTCCGGATCAACAATGTTGCAGGAGATGCAGCATACACCGAGTTTATCGGCCATGAAGTGACCCGTGACTATCTCCGATCACACGTGAAACGGCGGACATCGCGGATAGATGCAACTGTTACAAAGAAGGTTCAGGGCGGCCGTGAACTGCAGGTGACAATTACCTGTTTCACGCTGAATCGTGCAAAGCTCTCGCATGTGCATGCAATCCGTGCAAAGATGCTGGATGTTGTGGATCGTCTCGCAAAAGAGATGGATTATGAAACCTTTGCAAAAGCTGCTGTCAATGGTGATATCTCCCGCGAGATCTTCAAAGAATCACGGACAATCTTCCCGATCCGCAGGATCGATGTGATCAAGTCCGAAGCAGTGAGTACTGCGGCACAGAAGGCTGCGGCCATAGCCGCATAA
- a CDS encoding KEOPS complex subunit Pcc1 produces the protein MLIGSGRIRSCHASPDCVAGSLSPDNLEGMETGVRDGLVEMVIMEKPIRSLLASLDDYLMNLSVADALCNPATTEPEEGNNLENDENKVI, from the coding sequence ATGCTGATTGGCTCAGGCAGGATCAGGTCATGCCATGCTTCACCAGACTGTGTTGCAGGCAGCCTCTCTCCAGATAACCTCGAGGGTATGGAGACAGGCGTGCGTGATGGTCTGGTCGAGATGGTAATCATGGAAAAACCCATCCGGTCACTCCTCGCATCACTGGATGACTATCTGATGAACCTCTCGGTTGCGGATGCACTCTGCAACCCTGCTACAACGGAACCAGAAGAAGGCAATAATCTTGAAAATGATGAAAATAAGGTGATATAA
- a CDS encoding DHH family phosphoesterase — protein MPFSSSAEKIADHLQTVGFVEVHAHHDADGIAAASLICTALSRIQVPFHLRIRENITAAAVPQDRPVLLCDFGSSLQDLPESVMVIDHHVPSFTGEFHVNPRLHGIDGDLELSTSGAAYQVALHLGDNRDLAGLALLGVIGDKQEISGENREIVHEGIANGVISTKHAFALAGRDLYEQLFFATDPFLPDISGNDAVARDLCGMVESGTPPEDDPVFLSRLVLETGSVASAEALQRIVSEIYELEREVIAPAPAMAAVIDACGKSGRGGLAVSLCMGDPAGLDEAWEIFTTFRQRIITGYNSAASLESGWYTVNDTGVVSDIADLLASDLIQASPVFVLAKEGEICRVSARSSPGLNLNLDSVISEAASAVGGSGGGHGMRAGATIPQGGADRFRQIVTEAIAAC, from the coding sequence ATGCCGTTTTCGTCGTCAGCAGAAAAAATCGCGGATCATCTGCAGACCGTCGGGTTCGTGGAGGTTCATGCCCATCACGATGCCGATGGAATAGCAGCCGCATCTCTTATCTGCACGGCGTTATCCAGAATTCAGGTTCCGTTCCATCTTCGTATTCGTGAAAACATCACTGCAGCTGCTGTACCCCAGGATCGTCCCGTTCTTCTCTGTGACTTCGGCTCGTCCCTCCAGGATCTTCCCGAATCGGTCATGGTCATCGATCACCATGTCCCGTCTTTTACCGGGGAGTTCCATGTTAATCCACGACTGCATGGTATTGACGGGGATCTCGAGCTCTCGACGTCAGGTGCTGCCTACCAGGTTGCCCTCCATCTTGGAGATAACCGGGATCTGGCAGGACTTGCACTGCTTGGTGTAATCGGAGACAAACAGGAGATTTCAGGTGAAAACAGGGAGATCGTGCATGAAGGGATAGCAAACGGTGTCATCTCGACAAAACATGCGTTTGCACTCGCCGGCCGCGATCTCTACGAGCAGCTCTTCTTCGCAACAGATCCATTCCTCCCTGATATCTCAGGCAATGATGCAGTCGCAAGGGATCTCTGCGGGATGGTTGAATCCGGCACACCTCCGGAGGATGACCCGGTCTTCCTCTCCAGGCTTGTCCTGGAGACAGGATCGGTGGCATCCGCAGAGGCGCTTCAGCGGATCGTCTCTGAGATCTATGAACTGGAGCGCGAGGTGATTGCTCCTGCACCGGCGATGGCTGCGGTCATTGATGCCTGCGGCAAATCCGGGCGGGGCGGCCTTGCCGTCTCGCTCTGTATGGGTGATCCGGCGGGGCTTGATGAGGCCTGGGAGATCTTCACCACATTCCGGCAGCGGATCATCACGGGATATAACTCGGCTGCGTCCCTGGAATCCGGATGGTATACAGTCAATGATACCGGTGTTGTCTCGGATATTGCGGATCTCCTTGCATCTGACCTTATACAGGCATCTCCTGTCTTTGTTCTTGCAAAGGAAGGTGAAATATGTCGTGTTTCGGCACGGTCCTCACCGGGGCTCAATCTGAACCTCGATAGTGTCATCAGTGAGGCGGCATCTGCTGTCGGAGGCAGCGGAGGCGGACATGGGATGCGGGCAGGCGCGACGATACCGCAGGGTGGAGCAGACAGGTTCAGGCAGATCGTGACGGAGGCGATTGCTGCATGCTGA
- a CDS encoding 30S ribosomal protein S15 — translation MARMHARRRGSSGSVRPNRKDVPEWFNTDLAEIEKQVIEMKKEGVSSSVIGMVLRDKYGVPDIKKATGKRLGTILEENNLVSDIPEDLRNLMEKALGLRRHLSENKKDVHNKRQLQLTESKVRRLVKYYTRTGKLPKGWTYKPETAEILLSR, via the coding sequence ATGGCACGAATGCATGCACGACGGAGAGGATCATCGGGTTCAGTCCGGCCTAACAGGAAGGACGTTCCGGAATGGTTCAACACCGATCTCGCGGAGATCGAGAAACAGGTTATTGAAATGAAGAAGGAAGGTGTCTCTTCATCCGTCATTGGAATGGTGCTGCGGGACAAATATGGTGTCCCTGACATCAAAAAGGCGACAGGCAAGCGTCTTGGTACAATCCTTGAAGAGAACAACCTTGTTTCAGACATCCCCGAAGATCTCAGGAACCTGATGGAGAAGGCACTTGGCTTGCGCAGACATCTCTCTGAGAATAAAAAGGATGTTCATAACAAGCGCCAGCTCCAGCTGACCGAATCCAAGGTCAGGCGACTGGTGAAATACTACACACGAACCGGAAAGCTCCCGAAAGGGTGGACATACAAACCGGAGACTGCAGAGATTCTCCTTTCCCGATAG
- a CDS encoding KamA family radical SAM protein — translation MKTRYITSVSEIPGISSEEREKIGAVLNWFSFKASDYYLGLIDWSDPADPIRRLVIPDPGEIEEEEGNLDPSSESAYTHAPGLQHKYARTGLLLVSDSCGGLCRYCFRKRLFVSGADEVSPDVSAGIDYIRNHPEITNVLLTGGDPLMLGTGKLREIIEELRRIDHVSIIRIGSKLPAYNPMRISEDPDLLHLLQEYSLPEKRIYVMSQFTHPREITAEAVKAVTALTDAGVMVLNQTPILRGINDSPDVLAELFQKLSFIGISPYYIFQCRPTHGNHIYAVPVEEGYRIFEEARARVSGIAKRVRFVMSHATGKIEIAACTDDHIVLKYHQAANPREMGKVMVCTRNPDAYWFDDYQLVSGTPLYPEHGDCNAPYVGMYPGGADSPAG, via the coding sequence ATGAAAACACGCTATATTACATCTGTATCGGAAATCCCAGGGATTTCAAGTGAAGAGCGGGAAAAGATAGGTGCGGTTCTGAACTGGTTCTCCTTCAAGGCGAGTGACTATTACCTGGGTCTTATCGACTGGTCGGATCCAGCAGATCCGATCAGGCGGCTTGTGATCCCCGATCCCGGTGAGATCGAGGAGGAGGAAGGCAATCTCGACCCCTCATCTGAATCGGCCTATACGCATGCACCAGGACTTCAGCACAAGTATGCACGGACAGGCCTTCTCCTGGTATCTGATTCGTGCGGGGGACTCTGCCGGTACTGTTTCAGAAAACGGCTCTTTGTATCTGGTGCAGACGAAGTCTCCCCGGATGTTTCTGCTGGTATTGACTATATCAGAAATCATCCCGAGATAACAAACGTCCTCCTCACAGGCGGCGATCCCCTGATGCTTGGGACAGGGAAGCTCAGGGAGATTATCGAAGAGCTTCGCAGGATCGATCATGTCAGTATTATCAGGATCGGGAGCAAGCTACCTGCCTACAACCCGATGCGGATCTCAGAGGATCCGGATCTTCTTCATCTCCTGCAGGAGTACAGCCTTCCAGAGAAGCGGATCTACGTGATGAGCCAGTTCACGCATCCCCGCGAGATCACAGCAGAAGCAGTCAAAGCAGTCACCGCTCTCACTGATGCAGGGGTGATGGTGCTGAACCAGACGCCAATTCTCCGTGGCATTAACGATTCTCCTGATGTGCTGGCAGAACTCTTCCAGAAACTCTCGTTTATCGGCATTTCACCCTACTATATCTTCCAGTGCCGCCCGACCCATGGCAATCATATCTATGCGGTCCCGGTAGAGGAGGGGTACCGGATATTTGAAGAGGCGCGTGCCAGGGTCTCAGGTATTGCAAAACGTGTGCGGTTTGTGATGTCGCATGCAACCGGCAAGATCGAGATAGCCGCCTGCACAGATGATCATATCGTGCTGAAATATCACCAGGCTGCCAATCCAAGAGAGATGGGCAAAGTCATGGTCTGCACACGGAACCCGGATGCATACTGGTTCGATGACTATCAACTGGTCTCGGGTACGCCTCTTTATCCTGAACACGGGGACTGCAATGCCCCATATGTTGGCATGTATCCCGGAGGGGCAGACTCGCCTGCTGGATGA
- a CDS encoding Zn-ribbon domain-containing protein, whose protein sequence is MPHKCTQCGREFRDGSTEILRGCPSCDGKKFLYVSDRVRHKDVLEEKSIEDIATETNEPVLEVKTQRKKQDDFYDRVESVRIVGPGSYELNIEKLVQSDERVIGVGKDGSYVVDLISMAKPKGKKSKHKK, encoded by the coding sequence ATGCCTCACAAATGCACCCAGTGCGGCCGTGAGTTTCGGGATGGCTCAACTGAGATTCTGAGGGGATGTCCGAGCTGTGACGGAAAGAAGTTCCTGTATGTCAGTGACAGGGTGAGGCATAAGGATGTCCTTGAAGAGAAGTCCATCGAGGATATTGCAACCGAGACGAACGAACCTGTTCTGGAAGTAAAAACGCAGAGGAAAAAGCAGGATGACTTTTATGATCGTGTCGAGAGCGTCAGGATAGTGGGTCCGGGCAGCTATGAGCTGAATATTGAGAAACTGGTCCAGTCTGATGAACGGGTGATTGGTGTTGGAAAGGATGGCAGCTACGTTGTCGACCTTATCTCAATGGCAAAACCAAAGGGAAAAAAGTCAAAACATAAAAAATAA
- a CDS encoding DUF2073 domain-containing protein, which yields MIQGVQIELISADRLKNLTGMEKIRTILDSVMLGNVVVLERGLSPDEQSLLVEYTMMEIRPGGFSGIEMETYPGSEAESGGIFAKIFGGRKKPQGRMTVIGPAGQLKMLKIERDRLVAWASLSSGR from the coding sequence ATGATACAGGGAGTACAGATTGAACTGATCTCGGCAGACCGACTCAAAAACCTGACCGGAATGGAGAAGATCCGGACGATCCTCGATTCAGTTATGCTCGGGAATGTCGTTGTCCTTGAACGTGGGCTTTCACCAGATGAACAGAGTCTTCTTGTTGAGTATACGATGATGGAGATCCGGCCAGGCGGTTTTTCGGGAATTGAGATGGAGACCTACCCGGGAAGTGAAGCAGAATCCGGCGGTATATTTGCGAAGATATTTGGTGGTCGGAAGAAGCCGCAGGGCCGGATGACGGTCATTGGACCTGCTGGGCAGTTGAAGATGCTGAAGATCGAGCGAGACCGGCTTGTTGCCTGGGCCTCTCTCTCTTCAGGGAGGTGA
- a CDS encoding Era-like GTP-binding protein: MSMFSRAKNRFRRFFQSIFRRSRSRIGIYGPPNAGKTTLANRIVRDCSGDAVGPVSEIPHETRRARRREDVVITGANGNTLALDIVDTPGVTTKIDYHEFLEYGLEQDEAITRAREATEGVAEAMHWLREDINGVIYVMDSTLDPFMQVNIMMVGIIESRDLPVVILANKTDLPDAAPSRIKSAFPQHPVVSVSGLEGTNMDELYDIMTEHFR, from the coding sequence ATGAGTATGTTCAGTCGGGCAAAAAACAGATTCAGAAGATTCTTCCAGTCAATATTCCGGAGGTCGAGATCCCGGATCGGTATCTATGGTCCGCCAAATGCCGGGAAGACAACGCTGGCAAACCGCATCGTCAGGGACTGTTCAGGTGATGCAGTCGGCCCGGTCTCCGAGATACCTCACGAAACCCGCCGGGCACGGCGGAGGGAGGATGTGGTGATCACCGGTGCAAACGGGAATACGCTTGCTCTTGATATCGTCGATACTCCCGGTGTGACAACCAAGATCGACTACCATGAGTTCCTTGAATACGGACTTGAACAGGATGAGGCGATCACCCGTGCCCGTGAGGCAACCGAGGGTGTTGCCGAAGCGATGCACTGGCTCAGGGAGGATATCAACGGTGTCATCTACGTGATGGACAGCACGCTTGATCCCTTCATGCAGGTGAACATCATGATGGTCGGTATCATCGAGAGCAGGGACCTGCCGGTGGTTATCCTCGCGAACAAGACCGATCTCCCGGATGCCGCACCTTCCAGGATAAAGAGTGCGTTTCCGCAGCATCCGGTTGTCTCTGTATCAGGGCTTGAAGGGACAAATATGGATGAGCTCTACGATATTATGACAGAACATTTCAGGTGA
- a CDS encoding CBS domain-containing protein — protein sequence MRHSDNMDFETRIPVREVMKLHPTTIDAYATTADAARAMCRDEVGSCIVLQNNLPIGIVTEEDFNCKVMAKDRKPGEVYVKDVMSTPLITIGGEAVIADAAKMMVKSRVRRLPVVDADQKVIGMITVRDILGVANEINEIMTDLIVINRMNDYHAGICDRCGSMSDDLVTFDSQTICPVCREEESIL from the coding sequence ATGAGACATAGTGATAACATGGATTTCGAGACACGCATCCCGGTTCGGGAAGTGATGAAACTTCATCCAACCACAATCGATGCATACGCCACAACGGCTGATGCGGCCAGGGCAATGTGCCGTGACGAGGTTGGGAGCTGTATTGTGCTTCAGAACAACCTTCCAATCGGTATTGTAACCGAGGAGGACTTCAACTGCAAGGTAATGGCCAAGGACAGAAAACCTGGCGAGGTATATGTGAAGGACGTCATGAGCACCCCGCTGATTACCATTGGTGGAGAGGCAGTAATCGCAGACGCCGCAAAGATGATGGTAAAGAGCCGTGTCCGGCGGCTTCCTGTGGTTGATGCGGACCAGAAGGTAATCGGTATGATCACCGTCCGGGACATCCTCGGCGTGGCAAACGAGATCAACGAGATCATGACAGATCTGATCGTCATCAACAGGATGAACGACTACCATGCCGGAATCTGTGACCGCTGCGGAAGCATGTCAGATGATCTGGTCACATTCGACAGCCAGACTATCTGCCCGGTCTGCCGTGAAGAGGAGTCAATCCTATGA